The Glycine soja cultivar W05 chromosome 6, ASM419377v2, whole genome shotgun sequence genome has a window encoding:
- the LOC114416011 gene encoding uncharacterized protein LOC114416011, with protein MIEVPLSYHRQWRPHYPTYVLFQHNGTTHFIRLRRYGSRYFFSDGLKDFRRTHGIDDSVILRFFGGDKNTTFKVDVIGPILGQLRPRLMAHIADKIKNIDGSKETLKLTVRIIELWFVGTPGRSEQAEMIIVDSDGDQIHVVCKQDQLKAWKMDLKEGCTYVMHNFRVTKNDRQYIVCDHPYKLIFIGVTVVRQCELDGLPLKKYRFVDFSDVIAGQLQPDLLVDIIGVVGEFVFHHISPISKRVVFKLMNLSNQLVSCTLWDDYCVQFLEYLDHHESEGPIIVLLTNARIKEGQGSYPCSVSNSLKASKLTINEPLTPIEEFNQKYLPHCYKKTNVYPEPFVCPCGKHNDRAVLRYRVEVMVNYKDQNTKFLLWDRECTELIGQSADEVNTLKIEDGDLDLNASPKALDKLLGHLLAFKVKIQPQYKNSTVLKCSSDLALINDVLDMFPDAETCSKIKATTPFDSNDPVHDECQSISITVDHDPLIGLPLTPTK; from the exons ATGATTGAGGTTCCATTGTCTTACCATAGACAGTGGAGGCCACATTATCCGACGTATGTTTTGTTTCAGCATAATGGAACCACACATTTTATTAGGCTTCGCAGATATGGTAGCCGATACTTTTTTTCTGATGGCCTCAAAGACTTTAGAAGAACTCACGGAATTGACGACAGCGTCATCCTGCGGTTTTTTGGTGGTGACAAAAATACCACCTTCAAGGTGGATGTCATTGGACCTATCCTTGGGCAGCTCCGTCCAAG ACTAATGGCACATATTGCTGACAAGATAAAAAACATTGATGGATCTAAAGAAACTCTAAAACTTACTGTAAGGATAATTGAGCTCTGGTTTGTTGGGACACCGGGCAGGTCTGAACAAGCTGAGATGATCATTGTTGACTCTGAC gGTGATCAGATCCACGTGGTCTGTAAGCAAGACCAGTTAAAAGCATGGAAAATGGATTTGAAGGAAGGTTGTACTTATGTGATGCACAATTTTAGAGTCACTAAGAATGATAGACAGTACATAGTTTGTGATCATCCatataaattgatatttattgGAGTTACAGTTGTCAGACAGTGTGAATTAGATGGCCTTCCTTTAAAAAAGTATAGATTTGTAGATTTTTCAGATGTCATTGCTGGCCAATTACAGCCTGACCTATTAGTAG ACATCATTGGTGTTGTCGGCGAGTTTGTCTTTCATCATATTTCACCTATAAGTAAGAGAGTTGTTTTTAAGCTTATGAATTTGAG TAACCAATTGGTGTCTTGCACTCTATGGGACGATTATTGTGTCCAATTTCTGGAATATTTGGATCACCATGAGAGTGAAGGGCCTATTATTGTGTTGTTGACCAATGCCAGAATTAAAGAGGGCCAAG GATCCTATCCATGCTCGGTTAGCAATTCTTTGAAGGCTTCTAAATTGACTATTAATGAGCCACTGACACCAATTGAAGAATTCAATCAGAAGTATTTGCCTCAT TGCTATAAGAAAACAAATGTCTATCCAGAACCATTTGTGTGCCCATGTGGCAAACATAATGATCGAGCTGTGCTTAG ATATAGAGTTGAAGTGATGGTCAATTATAAAgatcaaaacacaaaatttCTCCTGTGGGATCGTGAATGCACTGAATTGATTGGGCAGTCAGCTGATGAAGTCAATACCCTCAAAATAGAA GATGGTGATCTAGATTTAAATGCCTCCCCAAAAGCACTTGATAAACTACTGGGTCATCTGCTCGCCTTCAAAGTCAAAATCCAGCCGCAGTATAAAAATTCTACTGTTTTGAAGTGCTCCAGTGACTTAGCTTTAATTAatgatgttctggacatgtttCCTGATGCTGAG ACATGTTCAAAGATTAAAGCTACAACACCGTTTGATTCCAATGATCCTGTCCACGATGAATGT CAATCCATTTCTATAACAGTAGACCATGATCCACTTATTGGACTTCCCTTGACACCAACAAAATGA